In Aquimarina sp. TRL1, a single window of DNA contains:
- a CDS encoding DUF5689 domain-containing protein has protein sequence MTRYKNPPFFWNLFFILLMGCITDNSYQLPDETSIPTPVIDGHIISIKAVLGMLAQQQSLQGETATLLFTDTNNYMEGYVISTDKSGNFFKKLVLQDKTIAPTAGIVISIDVNPLYTSYEIGRKILVRLDGLVIGIENGVPTLGQLSENKIDKISSFLKDEVLIRINKKEEITPLEIPLEKFGQETLLRYVRISQLQFHEQEKGKTFAAEPYDVYNGERIIESCRTGLLAILSTSVYADFNGVSLPLQRGAIDGVISKDFYGERFNLIINDPTAMLFTEENRCDPEPFICDLVSDETEVLFRDDFDTYKKQEDLENAGYQLKNILGGATLFKSSRYGKEGTRGVDISGFKSGETPIISWLISPKIAVREIEKAQLLFDIAAGYDRGQLLEVFITHQYSGDPLTTAWKKLQNINIPIGPYAAYGAYQSSGVIPIGCIEGDIVIGFRYIGGDASGMTTTYRLDNLTITKSINK, from the coding sequence ATGACACGCTATAAAAACCCTCCATTTTTCTGGAATTTGTTCTTTATCCTATTGATGGGATGTATTACCGATAATTCATACCAGCTCCCTGATGAAACAAGCATACCGACACCAGTGATAGATGGACATATAATTTCTATTAAAGCAGTCCTGGGAATGCTTGCACAACAGCAATCTCTCCAAGGAGAAACAGCTACCCTTCTCTTTACAGATACAAACAATTATATGGAAGGGTATGTCATTTCTACCGATAAATCTGGTAATTTTTTTAAAAAACTTGTTTTGCAAGATAAGACAATAGCCCCCACTGCAGGAATAGTCATTTCTATTGATGTGAATCCTTTATATACCAGTTATGAAATAGGCAGAAAAATACTGGTTCGATTAGATGGATTAGTCATAGGAATAGAAAATGGGGTGCCTACTTTAGGACAACTATCCGAAAACAAAATAGATAAAATTTCTTCTTTTTTAAAAGATGAAGTATTGATACGAATAAACAAAAAGGAAGAAATTACTCCTCTTGAGATCCCTTTAGAAAAATTTGGACAAGAAACCTTGCTTAGATATGTACGAATTTCTCAATTACAGTTTCATGAACAAGAAAAAGGGAAAACATTTGCTGCAGAACCTTATGATGTCTATAATGGAGAGCGCATCATAGAGAGTTGTAGAACCGGTCTGCTGGCTATTTTAAGTACCAGTGTATATGCAGATTTTAATGGGGTATCCCTTCCTTTACAAAGAGGTGCTATTGATGGTGTTATAAGTAAAGATTTTTACGGAGAACGGTTTAATCTGATCATTAATGACCCTACTGCTATGTTATTCACAGAAGAAAATCGCTGTGACCCAGAACCATTTATATGCGATTTGGTATCGGATGAAACGGAGGTATTGTTCCGGGATGATTTTGATACTTATAAAAAACAAGAAGATCTGGAGAATGCCGGGTATCAATTAAAAAACATTCTGGGAGGTGCTACTTTGTTTAAAAGCTCCCGATATGGAAAAGAAGGAACAAGAGGGGTTGATATTTCCGGGTTTAAAAGTGGAGAAACTCCTATCATCAGTTGGTTAATTAGTCCCAAAATAGCTGTTAGAGAAATCGAAAAGGCGCAATTGCTTTTTGATATTGCAGCTGGTTATGACAGAGGACAGCTACTAGAGGTGTTCATTACCCATCAATATTCTGGGGATCCACTGACCACTGCCTGGAAAAAACTACAAAATATCAATATTCCCATAGGTCCTTATGCTGCATATGGAGCATATCAATCGAGTGGAGTAATTCCCATTGGCTGTATAGAAGGAGACATCGTTATCGGATTTCGATATATTGGAGGGGATGCTTCAGGTATGACGACTACCTATAGATTGGATAACCTCACTATAACAAAATCTATAAACAAGTAA
- a CDS encoding response regulator, which yields MDKQIELACIIDDDKIYVNLVKRIIETRHLCNNLLIFKDGKDALTYFETLLNHMDQDSIPEIIFLDLNMPIMDGWEFLEGFTKIKNKFGKVITLYIVSSSIDPNDIERARGIQSVKDYLVKPVTIKELESIFHDTIKQ from the coding sequence ATGGATAAACAAATAGAATTAGCTTGTATCATTGATGATGATAAAATCTATGTCAATCTGGTAAAACGAATCATAGAAACCAGGCATCTATGTAATAACCTATTGATTTTTAAAGATGGGAAGGATGCGCTAACTTATTTTGAAACCCTACTCAACCATATGGATCAGGATAGTATTCCTGAAATTATTTTTCTGGATCTTAATATGCCTATCATGGATGGATGGGAGTTTTTAGAAGGTTTTACTAAAATTAAAAACAAATTTGGAAAAGTCATAACCCTGTACATTGTAAGTTCTTCTATAGACCCGAATGATATAGAACGTGCCCGGGGGATTCAATCTGTCAAGGATTATCTGGTCAAGCCTGTGACGATAAAAGAATTAGAATCCATCTTTCATGACACGATAAAACAATAG
- a CDS encoding PAS domain-containing sensor histidine kinase, whose product MTQNDIFNDAIHSFNTSYWELCTQSYEEVWSENFYKTLGYIKEELHFSIDYFLDHLIHEEDADIFKDNFFNYCKNDVDFKQHLQILNKNGQYQLFKCVTNNELPPELTPERHYIFFFEILLDPGQAITQDNFYFKETAQMTATGSWYVDFVKKQSYWDFETKKILEYPDDYIPSLRNSAQYYPEDCREQAASLFFRCAMNGTPFNTEIKMITANERVFWARAIGKPIYNKKKEIVGIRGVFQDIDEVKRKELQLKKSLNTITSQNSRLLNFAHIVSHNLRSHTSNLSLLVQLIEDIKDPEEKNSLIHEIRNISESLNTTIAHLNEIVAIQNNKHQEKKKVNFIDTYDVVMNGIKHLIAEHNAEIYTDFSQLDGVSFLPAYLESVFLNLITNAIKYRHPDRNPVIKIKSFLDEGNMSLEFTDNGSGIDLHKAGDKLFGMYKTFHDHKDAVGIGLFLTKNQIEAMDGRINVESIVGKGTTFIIEF is encoded by the coding sequence ATGACGCAAAATGACATTTTTAATGACGCGATTCATAGCTTTAATACTAGTTACTGGGAGCTATGCACACAATCTTACGAAGAAGTTTGGTCCGAGAATTTTTATAAAACACTCGGTTATATAAAGGAAGAACTTCATTTTTCTATAGATTATTTTTTAGATCATTTAATACATGAAGAAGACGCCGATATTTTCAAAGATAACTTCTTTAATTATTGTAAAAATGATGTAGATTTCAAACAACACCTCCAAATTCTTAATAAAAACGGACAATATCAATTATTCAAATGTGTAACGAATAATGAGCTACCCCCAGAGCTCACACCGGAACGACATTATATTTTCTTTTTTGAAATCCTTTTAGACCCGGGACAAGCCATTACCCAGGATAATTTTTATTTTAAAGAAACAGCTCAAATGACTGCTACCGGTAGCTGGTATGTCGATTTTGTAAAAAAACAAAGCTATTGGGATTTCGAAACAAAAAAAATACTGGAATATCCGGATGATTATATCCCTTCATTACGAAACTCTGCTCAGTATTATCCAGAAGATTGTAGAGAACAGGCTGCCAGCCTTTTTTTTAGATGTGCGATGAACGGAACTCCCTTTAATACCGAAATCAAAATGATTACGGCCAACGAAAGGGTTTTTTGGGCAAGAGCCATTGGAAAACCTATTTATAATAAGAAAAAAGAAATTGTAGGAATACGGGGAGTGTTTCAAGACATTGATGAGGTTAAGAGAAAGGAGTTACAATTAAAAAAATCTCTAAATACCATTACCTCTCAGAATTCCAGATTATTGAATTTTGCCCACATTGTATCTCATAACCTGCGATCACATACCAGTAACCTGTCTTTATTAGTTCAGTTAATAGAAGATATAAAAGATCCCGAAGAGAAAAACAGTTTGATACACGAGATTCGAAATATTTCAGAAAGCCTCAATACGACCATTGCTCACCTTAATGAGATTGTAGCGATTCAAAATAATAAACATCAGGAAAAAAAGAAGGTGAACTTTATAGATACCTATGATGTAGTGATGAATGGTATTAAACATTTAATAGCGGAACACAATGCGGAAATCTATACGGATTTTAGCCAATTAGATGGAGTTTCTTTTCTCCCTGCGTATTTAGAAAGTGTTTTTTTGAATTTGATTACAAATGCAATTAAGTACAGACACCCCGATAGGAATCCGGTGATAAAAATCAAAAGTTTTCTCGATGAAGGGAATATGTCATTAGAGTTTACAGATAACGGTAGTGGAATAGACCTGCATAAAGCAGGAGATAAACTTTTCGGGATGTATAAGACCTTTCATGACCATAAAGATGCAGTGGGCATAGGGTTGTTTCTAACCAAAAATCAAATAGAAGCGATGGATGGAAGAATTAATGTAGAAAGTATTGTAGGTAAGGGGACTACATTTATCATAGAATTTTAG
- a CDS encoding glycosyl hydrolase produces MKSFIPYFMIACSVSATFAQQKPTSAETIQQSLIQKKQLEEQSLVKNIPFENIGPSVMSGRVVDLDVNPKNPSEFYVAYASGGLWYTANNGTTFDPVMDTAETINIGDIAVDWKKHTLWVGTGENNSSRSSYAGTGVLTSDDKGKTWKNVGLTDSHHIGRILLNPTNPDEIVIGVAGHLYSPNEERGIYKTTDGGKTWKKTLFIDKHTGIIDVAYAPNNFNVMYAAAWQRDRKAWNFTGNGIGSGIYKSTDGGNSWKKITTPQSGFVTGEGVGRIGLAVFDEETVYAIHDNQFRRKKEKEAKKTADLTKDDFKTMSTADFLKLEDKKLNAYLKTYGFQEKYRAKNVKQLVKNGTVKPIDLAKYLENANSLLFDTPVVGAEVYRSNDGGNSWKKTHLDYLDDIYYSYGYYFGQIQVNPANKEHIYISGVPILKSKDGGKTFTSISRENVHADHHALWINPVNPNHLINGNDGGVNITYDDGKNWIKSNQPSVGQFYAINVDYEKPYNIYGGLQDNGVWVGSSTARENMSWHQSGHYPWESLLGGDGMQVQIDNRNSDIVYTGFQFGNYFRIDRSTKKRTYIQPKHELGEAPYRFNWQTPILLSAHNQDILYLGGNKLMRSMNQGDDWTAISKDLTAGGKKGNVAYGTLTTIAESPFQFGLLYTGSDDGKVYVSKNSGGSWTDISGTLPSDLWVSRVVASRHKKERVYLSLNGYRFDDFTTYLYVSEDYGSSWKSIASNLPSAPVNVIQEDPKNEHILYVGTDNGAYVSLDRGISWQLFSNGVPSVAVHDIVVQSEANDLLLGTHGRSIYKTNIAPLQSLETSKLTTPLSVFATTPVQWSSRWGTTWSKWFEPYEPETIFKFYTAAAAKANIKIKTASGAVIHTITHTADKGFNYVSYDLSVTEKGKKAIEKEFPDDRVEKKKNEKYYLPTGTYTIEVTAGGVSKSTPFEIK; encoded by the coding sequence ATGAAGTCATTTATACCCTATTTTATGATCGCTTGTTCTGTAAGTGCCACTTTTGCCCAGCAAAAGCCGACTTCTGCAGAAACAATACAACAGTCGCTGATTCAAAAAAAACAGCTTGAAGAACAATCATTGGTTAAAAACATTCCATTTGAAAACATTGGTCCCTCTGTTATGAGTGGAAGAGTAGTGGATTTGGATGTCAATCCCAAAAACCCTTCAGAATTTTATGTAGCCTATGCATCCGGAGGATTGTGGTATACTGCCAATAACGGAACTACTTTTGATCCGGTAATGGATACTGCAGAAACCATAAATATAGGTGATATTGCTGTAGATTGGAAAAAACACACCTTGTGGGTAGGTACAGGAGAGAATAATTCCTCCAGATCTTCTTATGCAGGAACCGGGGTTCTTACTTCTGATGATAAAGGAAAAACCTGGAAAAATGTAGGTCTTACAGACTCTCATCACATAGGAAGAATCCTATTAAATCCAACAAATCCTGATGAGATTGTTATAGGGGTTGCGGGGCATTTATATTCTCCGAATGAAGAAAGAGGGATTTATAAAACCACTGATGGAGGAAAAACCTGGAAAAAAACACTCTTTATAGATAAACACACAGGAATCATTGATGTAGCGTATGCTCCGAATAATTTTAATGTTATGTATGCGGCAGCCTGGCAAAGGGATCGTAAGGCTTGGAATTTTACAGGGAATGGTATTGGATCTGGTATTTATAAAAGTACAGACGGTGGAAATAGTTGGAAGAAAATAACAACTCCTCAAAGTGGTTTTGTTACCGGAGAAGGAGTAGGAAGAATAGGACTCGCTGTTTTTGATGAGGAAACAGTATATGCAATTCACGATAATCAGTTTAGAAGAAAAAAAGAAAAAGAAGCAAAAAAAACAGCAGATCTGACCAAAGATGATTTTAAAACAATGAGTACTGCTGATTTCTTGAAATTAGAAGACAAAAAATTAAATGCATACCTAAAAACATATGGTTTTCAGGAAAAATACAGAGCCAAAAATGTTAAGCAGTTAGTGAAAAATGGTACGGTAAAACCTATCGATTTGGCAAAGTACTTAGAAAATGCAAATTCCTTATTGTTTGACACTCCGGTTGTCGGAGCAGAGGTATACAGAAGTAACGATGGAGGAAATAGCTGGAAAAAAACACATTTAGATTATCTGGATGATATCTATTACAGTTACGGATACTATTTTGGTCAGATACAAGTGAATCCAGCAAACAAAGAACATATTTATATTTCCGGGGTTCCTATTCTAAAATCAAAAGACGGGGGAAAAACATTTACGAGTATTAGCAGAGAGAATGTCCATGCAGATCACCACGCATTGTGGATTAACCCTGTAAATCCAAATCATCTGATCAACGGAAATGATGGAGGAGTGAATATTACTTATGATGATGGAAAAAATTGGATAAAATCCAATCAACCAAGTGTCGGTCAGTTCTATGCAATTAATGTAGACTATGAAAAACCATATAATATTTATGGAGGATTACAGGACAATGGAGTATGGGTAGGTTCTAGTACAGCAAGAGAGAATATGTCCTGGCATCAGAGTGGTCATTATCCATGGGAAAGCTTATTAGGAGGAGATGGAATGCAGGTACAAATAGACAATAGAAATTCAGATATAGTATATACCGGATTTCAATTCGGAAACTATTTTAGAATTGATAGAAGTACAAAAAAGAGAACGTATATACAACCAAAACACGAATTAGGAGAAGCACCTTATCGATTCAATTGGCAGACACCTATTCTGTTATCAGCTCACAACCAGGATATTTTATACCTCGGAGGGAATAAATTAATGCGCTCAATGAACCAGGGAGATGATTGGACAGCTATTTCCAAAGATCTGACCGCTGGAGGAAAGAAAGGAAATGTTGCCTATGGAACATTGACAACCATTGCGGAATCTCCATTTCAGTTTGGGCTTTTATACACGGGTAGTGACGATGGAAAAGTATATGTTTCTAAAAATTCCGGAGGAAGTTGGACAGATATCTCTGGGACATTACCTTCTGATTTATGGGTGAGCAGAGTGGTGGCTTCCAGACATAAGAAAGAACGTGTATACCTAAGCCTAAACGGGTACCGTTTTGATGATTTCACCACCTATTTATATGTTAGTGAAGACTATGGATCCAGCTGGAAAAGTATTGCGTCGAATCTTCCTTCAGCTCCTGTAAATGTAATACAAGAAGATCCCAAAAATGAACATATTCTCTATGTCGGAACGGATAATGGTGCTTATGTATCTTTGGATAGGGGAATATCATGGCAGCTTTTTTCCAATGGAGTTCCCAGTGTAGCAGTGCATGATATTGTAGTGCAATCAGAAGCAAATGATTTATTGTTGGGTACGCATGGAAGAAGTATTTATAAAACAAATATAGCCCCATTACAATCCCTCGAAACATCAAAACTAACGACTCCTCTTAGCGTTTTTGCAACTACTCCGGTACAATGGTCATCCCGATGGGGAACTACCTGGAGTAAGTGGTTCGAACCTTATGAACCGGAAACGATCTTTAAATTTTATACAGCAGCAGCAGCAAAAGCAAATATAAAAATCAAAACAGCTTCTGGAGCAGTAATTCATACAATTACACATACTGCAGATAAAGGGTTTAACTATGTTTCTTATGATTTATCAGTTACTGAAAAAGGGAAGAAAGCTATCGAAAAAGAATTTCCAGATGATAGAGTAGAAAAGAAGAAAAACGAAAAGTATTATTTACCTACCGGAACCTATACCATAGAGGTGACTGCCGGCGGGGTATCCAAGAGTACACCATTTGAAATTAAATAA
- a CDS encoding aminopeptidase P family protein — MKYHPIDRNLFIKNRKNFMSQMKPNSLAVFNSNDIYPISADSTMPFEQHRDIFYLSGVDQEESILVLFPDAPHEKHREILFLKETNEHIAVWEGEKLTKERAFETSGIKTVYWLQDLEKIFFEIMTQCDTVYVNTNEHYRSNVETETREDRFTKWWKAKYPAHSVAKSNPILQRLRSVKDPIELDLMQTACNITEKGFRRLLGYVKPGVWEYNLEAELLHEFVNNRSKGFAYTPIIASGNNANVLHYIENNQECKAGDLILLDIAAEYANYKSDLSRTIPVSGQYTERQRAVYDAVLRVKKEATKLLVPGTMWAEYHVEVGKLMTSELLGLGLLDKADVQNENPDWPAYKKYFMHGTSHHIGLDTHDYGILTEPMKANMVFTVEPGIYLPEEGFGVRIEDDVVIQETGAPFNLMENIPIEAEEIEELMNS; from the coding sequence ATGAAGTATCACCCGATAGACAGAAATCTTTTTATAAAAAACAGAAAGAATTTCATGTCTCAGATGAAACCAAATAGTCTTGCTGTTTTTAACAGTAATGATATTTATCCAATTAGTGCTGATAGTACCATGCCATTTGAACAACACAGGGATATTTTTTACCTAAGTGGTGTGGATCAGGAAGAGAGTATTTTGGTTTTGTTTCCGGATGCTCCGCATGAAAAACACAGAGAAATCTTATTTCTAAAAGAAACAAATGAGCATATTGCTGTTTGGGAGGGAGAAAAACTGACCAAAGAACGCGCATTTGAGACTTCGGGTATTAAAACTGTTTATTGGTTACAAGATCTGGAAAAAATATTTTTTGAGATCATGACACAGTGTGATACAGTATATGTAAATACGAATGAACATTACCGCTCGAATGTAGAAACTGAAACCAGAGAAGATCGTTTTACAAAATGGTGGAAAGCAAAATATCCTGCTCATTCTGTAGCAAAAAGTAATCCTATCTTACAAAGGTTACGATCTGTAAAAGATCCGATAGAATTGGATCTGATGCAGACCGCTTGTAATATTACAGAAAAAGGATTCAGACGATTATTAGGTTATGTAAAACCCGGAGTATGGGAATATAATCTGGAAGCAGAGCTGCTACATGAATTCGTAAACAACCGATCTAAAGGGTTTGCATATACACCTATTATTGCTAGTGGAAATAATGCCAATGTACTACACTATATAGAGAATAATCAAGAGTGTAAAGCCGGAGATCTCATCTTACTGGATATTGCTGCAGAATATGCAAATTATAAAAGTGACCTCAGCAGAACTATTCCTGTGTCTGGACAATATACAGAAAGACAACGTGCCGTATACGATGCAGTATTACGAGTTAAAAAAGAAGCTACTAAATTATTAGTACCAGGAACAATGTGGGCAGAATACCATGTAGAAGTAGGAAAATTAATGACATCAGAACTTTTAGGACTTGGATTACTGGATAAGGCTGATGTACAAAATGAAAACCCTGATTGGCCGGCCTATAAAAAATATTTTATGCATGGAACTTCGCATCATATTGGATTGGATACGCATGATTATGGGATCTTAACTGAACCGATGAAAGCGAATATGGTATTTACAGTAGAACCTGGAATTTATTTACCCGAAGAAGGATTTGGAGTTCGAATAGAAGATGATGTTGTTATACAAGAAACAGGAGCCCCCTTCAATCTGATGGAAAATATTCCTATAGAGGCAGAGGAAATAGAAGAACTTATGAATTCATAA
- a CDS encoding cytochrome-c peroxidase has translation MKKCTYLMMLMALLVSCNDDDYDPLGPSIVDDQLLEILQSVSNNEGVSYFILPDSEDFSKIPQDPLNPLTKEKVELGKLLIHETATGGSPKFSKMKGTYSCVSCHHAAAGFAAGIRQGKGEGGSGFGIRGEGRVIAEGMPIDMLDIQPIKSPTILNVAYQDIMLWNGQFGGTGTNAGTEIGWTNIPENNLGHQGVEVQAIKGQGVHRIKVDEEFVNTFGYKNLFDAAFPSVEEEDRYSTHNAALAIAAYERTLLANQAPWQEWLKGNYKAMNDAEKRGAIAFFSKGKCYECHSGPALNDVAFYAFGMGDFDNASDAIVTDMEGFDRVKKGRGGFTKNANDNYKFKTPTLYNIADHGFYGHGGTFTSVKDVVTYKNKGVPQNNEVPKESLAPQFGNIELSEKDIIDITAFIESGLKDPNLTRYVPEKTGSGNCFPNNDEQSKIDTGCD, from the coding sequence ATGAAAAAATGTACCTATTTGATGATGCTTATGGCATTGTTAGTATCTTGTAATGATGATGATTATGATCCGCTGGGTCCTAGTATTGTGGACGATCAGCTGTTAGAAATTCTACAATCGGTTTCTAATAATGAAGGAGTATCCTATTTTATACTTCCTGATAGTGAGGATTTCTCAAAAATACCTCAAGATCCCTTAAACCCACTTACCAAAGAGAAAGTAGAATTAGGTAAATTATTAATTCATGAAACCGCAACAGGAGGGAGTCCCAAATTTTCTAAAATGAAAGGAACCTACTCTTGTGTTTCTTGTCACCATGCTGCTGCAGGTTTTGCTGCAGGGATTAGACAAGGAAAAGGAGAAGGAGGTTCAGGCTTTGGTATACGTGGAGAAGGAAGAGTCATAGCAGAAGGGATGCCTATAGATATGCTCGATATTCAGCCAATAAAATCTCCAACAATATTAAATGTTGCATATCAGGATATTATGTTGTGGAATGGACAATTTGGAGGAACCGGAACCAATGCAGGAACGGAGATTGGCTGGACCAATATCCCTGAGAATAATTTAGGACATCAAGGAGTAGAGGTACAAGCAATCAAAGGACAGGGAGTTCACAGAATAAAAGTAGATGAAGAATTTGTAAACACCTTTGGATATAAAAATTTGTTTGATGCTGCTTTTCCATCAGTAGAAGAAGAAGACAGATATTCTACACACAATGCTGCATTGGCAATTGCAGCATATGAGCGAACTTTACTAGCAAATCAAGCTCCCTGGCAAGAATGGCTAAAAGGGAATTACAAAGCGATGAATGATGCGGAGAAGAGAGGAGCTATTGCCTTTTTTAGTAAAGGAAAGTGTTATGAATGTCATTCCGGACCGGCACTAAATGATGTTGCGTTTTATGCTTTCGGGATGGGAGATTTCGATAATGCTTCAGATGCGATTGTTACAGATATGGAAGGATTTGATAGAGTGAAAAAAGGTAGAGGAGGCTTTACCAAAAATGCAAATGATAATTATAAGTTTAAAACACCCACACTGTATAATATAGCGGATCATGGATTCTATGGTCATGGAGGAACATTTACTTCTGTCAAAGATGTGGTTACTTACAAAAATAAGGGAGTACCTCAGAACAATGAAGTTCCCAAAGAAAGCCTGGCTCCCCAGTTTGGAAATATAGAATTATCCGAAAAAGATATTATAGATATTACTGCTTTTATCGAGTCTGGGCTTAAAGACCCTAATCTTACCAGATATGTTCCGGAAAAAACAGGATCGGGAAATTGTTTCCCTAATAATGATGAGCAGTCAAAAATAGATACAGGATGCGATTAA
- the brnQ gene encoding branched-chain amino acid transport system II carrier protein: MQLNKETFVTGFALFSMFFGAGNLILPPNLGIKSGDLWLWVSIGFIISAVIIPILGIIAHARLQGTLFDFGKKVSPLFSYIYCIIIYCISIVLPSPRTASVTHEMAIAPFLGTPSWLTSSIYFALVLFFVLNRNKIVNVLGKFLTPIIFLVILSIIFIGIFSTHTPMNPSIFDTPLVNGILEGYQTFDAIGAVVVGGVIIISVKTKYDTDYNANKKLIRSAGMIAGIGLLVIYTGMIYTGALYNSFFDTQISRTELLQGLSFETLGAIGRVGLSVLVALACFTTAVGIVTGTSDFMKSFFGNSQRAYVITAIIGCLLGVIVGQFDVHHIIVIAIPALMFLYPVTIVLIILNILPERLSAPVVFRSVVFITILFSALDFFVAIGYEGFVQPILEILPLGSYNFAWIFPVIITFAVTNIFFKGKNK, from the coding sequence ATGCAGTTAAATAAAGAAACTTTTGTTACCGGATTTGCACTATTTTCTATGTTCTTTGGAGCAGGAAACTTGATTCTTCCTCCAAACCTTGGTATAAAATCCGGAGACCTATGGTTATGGGTATCTATTGGGTTTATTATTTCGGCAGTTATAATTCCTATTTTAGGAATTATAGCCCATGCGAGACTACAGGGAACTTTATTTGATTTTGGAAAAAAAGTATCTCCGTTATTTAGCTATATATACTGTATTATAATTTATTGTATTTCCATTGTATTACCCTCCCCGCGTACAGCTTCTGTTACACATGAAATGGCAATTGCTCCTTTTCTGGGAACACCTTCCTGGTTAACCAGTAGTATTTATTTTGCGCTTGTTTTGTTTTTTGTTCTCAATAGAAATAAAATAGTAAATGTATTGGGGAAATTTTTAACTCCGATCATTTTCTTAGTCATTCTTTCTATTATTTTTATTGGTATTTTTTCTACTCATACTCCTATGAATCCATCTATATTTGATACACCTTTGGTTAATGGGATTCTGGAAGGCTACCAAACTTTTGATGCTATTGGAGCCGTAGTTGTCGGAGGAGTAATTATTATTTCTGTAAAGACAAAATATGATACAGACTATAACGCTAATAAAAAACTGATTAGATCGGCAGGAATGATTGCCGGTATCGGACTGTTAGTTATTTATACTGGGATGATCTATACCGGAGCACTATATAATTCTTTTTTTGATACTCAGATTAGCAGAACCGAATTACTACAGGGATTAAGCTTTGAGACATTGGGAGCGATCGGGAGAGTAGGGTTAAGTGTTTTAGTCGCTCTGGCTTGTTTTACAACAGCAGTGGGGATTGTTACCGGAACATCTGATTTTATGAAATCTTTTTTTGGAAACTCTCAAAGAGCATATGTTATTACAGCTATAATAGGTTGTTTATTAGGAGTAATCGTGGGTCAATTTGATGTTCATCATATTATTGTAATAGCAATTCCTGCTTTGATGTTTTTATATCCTGTAACAATTGTACTCATTATACTGAATATCTTACCAGAAAGGCTTTCAGCCCCTGTTGTTTTTAGATCTGTCGTATTTATAACCATTCTATTTAGTGCATTGGATTTCTTTGTAGCAATAGGATATGAAGGGTTTGTACAGCCAATTTTGGAAATTCTTCCCTTAGGTTCTTATAATTTTGCTTGGATTTTCCCCGTAATTATTACATTTGCAGTAACTAACATTTTCTTTAAGGGGAAAAATAAATAA
- a CDS encoding alpha/beta fold hydrolase — MDLTYKGVKINYDTRGEGEAIVFLHGFLENSSMWNQITPHFINKYQCITIDLLGHGASGCIGYIHTMEEMAKSLKAVLDIINVEKVTLIGHSMGGYVALAFIEEFPLYTDRIVLLNSTSFPDSKERKINRERAIQIVKNNPQAYTSMAIANLFAKENRARLYQEIIKIKEAASQTPLQGIISALEGMKIRKDRTHILSSFEGEKIMLAGKKDPVLSFEQAIEESNRCKVDLIGFSGGHMTYLENQSKFLESMQQFLKM, encoded by the coding sequence ATGGATTTGACCTATAAAGGAGTAAAAATTAATTATGATACCAGGGGAGAAGGTGAAGCTATTGTATTTCTTCATGGTTTTTTGGAAAACAGCAGTATGTGGAATCAAATTACTCCACACTTTATAAATAAATACCAATGTATTACTATCGATCTTTTAGGACATGGAGCATCCGGATGTATAGGGTATATACATACGATGGAAGAAATGGCAAAGTCACTAAAAGCAGTATTAGACATCATTAATGTTGAGAAGGTAACATTAATTGGTCACTCTATGGGGGGGTATGTAGCCTTGGCATTTATAGAAGAATTCCCATTATATACAGATCGAATTGTACTTCTTAATTCTACTTCCTTTCCTGACAGTAAAGAACGAAAAATAAACAGAGAACGTGCTATACAAATTGTAAAAAATAATCCTCAGGCATATACAAGCATGGCTATTGCTAATTTATTTGCTAAAGAAAACAGAGCGCGACTTTATCAGGAGATTATAAAAATTAAGGAAGCAGCTTCCCAAACTCCATTACAAGGAATTATATCTGCTCTCGAAGGTATGAAAATACGAAAAGACAGAACACATATCTTATCTTCTTTCGAAGGAGAAAAAATAATGCTCGCAGGAAAAAAAGATCCTGTTTTATCCTTTGAACAGGCTATAGAAGAAAGCAACAGGTGTAAAGTAGATCTGATTGGTTTCTCAGGAGGACATATGACCTATCTGGAAAATCAATCCAAATTTTTGGAGAGCATGCAACAATTTTTAAAAATGTGA